The genomic region CCAACCTGAACGGCTGGGGCATGACCGCTATGCCGGGCGGGGAGTTCGTGGTGGCCAACCCGTTCAACACCGGGCTGGCCACGTTCTACGACAAGTCCGGGCACGTGCTCCCGCAGACGATCACCGTGCCGGCCTCGGCGGCCCAGCCGTTCGGACCGGTCGGCGAACCCACCGGCGTCGTCTACAACGCGACATCAGACTTCGTGATCTCGGCAAACGGCAAGCACGCGCCGGCCCTCCTGATCTTCGATACGCTCGACGGCACCATCAGCGGCTGGAACCCCGCCGTGGATCCGACACATGCGATCGTCATGGTCGACAACGGCGCCGCCGGCGACCTCTACACCGGTCTGGAGTTCGCGCAGAACAGCCACGGGCAGAATGTCCTGTATGCGACCGATTTCGGCCACAACCGCGTGGAGATGTTAGTCGGCAGCTTC from Pirellulales bacterium harbors:
- a CDS encoding TIGR03118 family protein is translated as MWFRSILDSANSDSAAAPRRSKTRRPSRPRAAIPLKLEALENRCLLSGYQQTDLVGYQPGTAHHTDPNLNGWGMTAMPGGEFVVANPFNTGLATFYDKSGHVLPQTITVPASAAQPFGPVGEPTGVVYNATSDFVISANGKHAPALLIFDTLDGTISGWNPAVDPTHAIVMVDNGAAGDLYTGLEFAQNSHGQNVLYATDFGHNRVEMLVGSF